The Acidimicrobiales bacterium DNA segment ACCGCCCGTTGCGGGGCGAGCGGGAGTCGGCGGCGACGACGCGGTAGGTGGGCTGCTTCTTCTTGCCCATCCGCATGAGGCGGAGCTTGACGGCCATGTGTGGTGTTTCTTTCTGAAGAGAGGAGATCTGCGCGGCGAGTCGGGGCCGGGCAACCCGACAATTCAATCTGGGCACGGGTTTGTTCACAACCCGGCGGGTCTAGTTGAGCTTGGGAAACTCGCCGTCGTCGAGACCCTGGAGCGCATCCTCGAGGCCCGGAAGCGACAGCGGCGACTTGCCGACCTTGGCCGGGCCCTTCTCGGTCACCCGGCCGCCGCGCTTCTTCTTGCCCTTCTTGCCCTTGCCGCCGCGTGCCTTCGGGTTCGACTTCTTGGTGCCGAAGCCGGCGAACTGCTTCATCATCTTGCGCATCTGGCCGAACTGGTCGAGCAGGGCCTTGACCTCGTTCGGCTGCACACCCGAACCCTGGGCGATGCGCTGGCGCCGGGCGCCGTCGATCACGTCGGGATCGATTCGCTCGCCGGGCGTCATGGAGTGGATGATCCCTTCGATGCGGGCGATCTGGCGGTCGTCGATCTCGACGTCGCGCGCCTCCTTCGGCAGCCCGGGCATCATGCCCATGAGGTTGCCGAGCGGGCCCATCTTCTTGACCTGCTGCATCTGCTCGAGGAAGTCCTCGAGCGTGAAGGTTCCCTCGAGGAGCCGCGCGGCCGCCTCTTCGGCCTCCTCGGCCTCGAACGCTTCCTCGGCCTTCTCGATGAGCGTTTCCATGTCGCCCATGCCGAGGATGCGACTGGCGAGGCGGTCGGGGTGGAAGGTCTCGAAGTCCTCGAGCTTCTCGCCCGTTGACTGGAAGGCGATCGGCTTGCCGACGATCTCCTTGACCGAGAGGGCGGCGCCACCGCGGGCGTCGCCGTCGATCTTGGTGAGGATGACGCCGTCGAGGGCGAGTGTCTCGTTGAAGGCGCGAGCGACGGTGACGGCGTCCTGGCCGGTCATGGCGTCGACCACGAGGAACGTGTAGTCCGGGTTGACGGCGTCGGAGATCTGGCCGACCTGGGCCATGAGTTCGGCGTCGATGGCCAGACGGCCGGCGGTGTCGACGATCACCACGTCGCGACCGGTGCGGTTGGCTTCGGCGATGGCCTTGCTCGCCACGTCGACCGGGTCTGTGGCCTCGGAGAACACCGGCACACCGACCTGACCGCCGAGGGTGCGGAGCTGTTCGACCGCGGCCGGGCGCTGGAGGTCGGCGCCGACGAGCAAGGGGTTGCGCCCCTGCTTCTTGAACCACATCGCGAGCTTGCCGGTGTTCGTGGTCTTGCCTGCGCCCTGAAGACCGGCCATCAGCACGACCGTGGGCGGCTTCGATGCGTAGGTGAGCTTCATCGCCTCGCCGCCGAGGCTCTCGGTCAGCTCCTCGAGGACGATCTTGACGATCTGCTGCCCGGGATTGAGGGCCTTGGAGAGCTCTTCGCCCACGGCCCGGTCGCGGATGCGGCCGGTGAGGTTCTTGGCGACGTCGAGGTTGACATCGGCCTCGAGCAGGGCCCGGCGGATCTCCCGCAACGCCTCGTCGACGTCGTCGGCGGAGAGTTTGCCGCGGCCCCGCAGGC contains these protein-coding regions:
- the ffh gene encoding signal recognition particle protein yields the protein MFETLTDRFDNIFKGLRGRGKLSADDVDEALREIRRALLEADVNLDVAKNLTGRIRDRAVGEELSKALNPGQQIVKIVLEELTESLGGEAMKLTYASKPPTVVLMAGLQGAGKTTNTGKLAMWFKKQGRNPLLVGADLQRPAAVEQLRTLGGQVGVPVFSEATDPVDVASKAIAEANRTGRDVVIVDTAGRLAIDAELMAQVGQISDAVNPDYTFLVVDAMTGQDAVTVARAFNETLALDGVILTKIDGDARGGAALSVKEIVGKPIAFQSTGEKLEDFETFHPDRLASRILGMGDMETLIEKAEEAFEAEEAEEAAARLLEGTFTLEDFLEQMQQVKKMGPLGNLMGMMPGLPKEARDVEIDDRQIARIEGIIHSMTPGERIDPDVIDGARRQRIAQGSGVQPNEVKALLDQFGQMRKMMKQFAGFGTKKSNPKARGGKGKKGKKKRGGRVTEKGPAKVGKSPLSLPGLEDALQGLDDGEFPKLN